The DNA region TagattgtgttaaaacaagcaactaAGCAAATAAATCTTAATCCAAAACATGCTTGGTTCTACCTAATGGGATTTGTTTGCCTTCAGTGTTGAGTTTAACACCAGTGATAGACTAGTTAATGATATTCCATTAAAAGATTGGTGAAGAAAGAGTAACAGGTAACTGCTAATGGTACAAATATTTTTGTAAGATTTGTAAGATATAAAGATTTGTACGATATCTGTATAAAATGATCCAAAACTTATTATACATTActcatttttttataaattattttcagattttctgccatttttctcccaatttggctatccaattgtcccaccctttTGTGTGTCAGTAATTTTTGGTAATTTttggttttaatattttatttattttctacattgtagataatTATAAAGACATgacaacaattaagggacacatatggtatatagtatagtaaacagtaaaaaagcagcaactactgttcagcacctccaggaactctgacgctgagaaaactattccaggtgactctccctcgtgaagacactgagattagtgtgcagatctgttctcaaagctTAATGTGCTTAGTTagaagaatctgaagtataaaacatattctggtttgtttaacactttttatgtacagaataattctgcctgtgttcctgtacagctttaatgtagctttgataataataaaaagaaaaaacacattgaatgataataataatgatatatatatatatatatatatatatatatatatatatatatatatatatatatatatatatatatatacagctttggaaaaagataagagaccacttaaaaattatgagtttctttgatttgaccaaaaaataaaaatctctggaatataatcaagaggaagatggatgatcacaagccatcaaaccaagctgaactgcttaaatttttgcaccgaattgcataaaattatccaaaagcagtgtgtaagactggtggaggagagcattccaagatgcatgaaaactgtgattaaaaaccagggttattgcaccaaatatactgatttatgaacatttaaacttgaatatgaatattaatttgttttctttgcattatttgaagtctgaaagctctgcatctttttagttatttcagacatttttcattttctttaaataaatgctctaaatgacaatatatttatttataatttgggagaaatgttgtctgtagtttatagaataaaacaacaatgttcattttactcaaacgtatatctataaatagcaaaatcagataaactgattcagaaactgaagtgctttcttgCTTCCTCCTCTACTACCTCCTGTAGCGGACAGTAGAGGTCGCTGTTGTACCTCTAACTAAAACGCGGCTGCAGTTCCCGCAGCGGCCGCAGGGTGTCAGTGTTTCCGCAGTATTTCGTGCCTCGGCCGCGCTGACTGTAAATCTGTGGGCTTTTGCCGGACGGCCGTTCGGAAATTGAACAGGATTGATTTCAGAGCCCGAGCTCTGACAGAAACCTCAACAACTGTTGCTTCTAATATTAGCCCTCCTTTGTTTTAATGCCCGATTATTGTCTCCTTGCAATCCATCCTTCCTATTCTTTCTCTAGAAGTCGATTAGTCTGAGATACATCTCTGTGGAAAGCATAAAAATATGGATATAACCTTATATAAAGGTTTTTAGAAGAGTTTTAACACTGTATTTGATCAACTGAAGGGAAAGGGGTCCtgttatacgtttttttttatcaccaaaAATGACAAAGAAAGGAAGCAAATTAACCTTTGAAGGCGCAACACTATCATTTAGGtccaaatgtgttcctttaaagtaggaaagtagggggaaaaaacacatttaaataaccaatgatatttttgtacatttgtttCTCATTACTATGGATTTTTTCCTaattctttttttgatttttttgtatttttttatgctCCTCTTGTTGCTTCAGTCCACGCTCCCCACATTCCCAAATTGCCACCCCGGGGCTAAACTTTGAAACCTTATTACCAAATAGGAAACTAGGTCGTCCAAGTCTGGCTCTCGACTAGTGATCTGATTGTTAAAAATGTTTTGGTGTCCTGCACAGATTTCTGCATCCAGTCAGACGCCTAGACTTAAGCTCTGCTCACCACTAACCTAACCTACTTTTTTCCTTCTTCCATACATCAGTGAAGGAGTGAAGAGTGAACAGTGAAGAGCTAAACCAGACTAAACCatcaccttttcttttcttttctttattaattgatATTATCTTATTTACTTGTTTTACTGATCATAGGGGATCCTAATTCATGCTTCTGAGTAATTAGCCTTTACTCCAGCCTggattaatgaataattaaagaTAATGGTACAAAACTGTCACTGGAAAGGTTCACCGTTTTGTGCCAGTTTGTGTTAAATCAACAACACTTAACACTTCAAGTGTCAGAATTTAACACTTACTGCTGTAAGTGTTGATTTACTCCAAAACCATAAATATAGTTAAAGGACACACTTAGTACTAGAATTCTGTTCTGTTTGCAGTTGTTTTCCCCTAAATTTAAGGAGACCTGACATTCAGTAGGACCTGAGAGATCATGCTGTTCCTTTTCAGAGCACAGATCTTTCACAGTTTgtactttttgtctttttttttgtacctgtacagtatctggtttttttttttttttctgacagtatAAAGTCTGGAGAAAGTTACAAGTATCCTAGATGTCACCTGATTAGAACTGGAGAAGAagtaagagaagaagaaaaaaaaaacttacaccaaaaaaaaaagaaaagaaaaaacccaaacccaaaccccTCCCTTCTCCCCACCCCCACTGAGTGAAGAGCCCGCCCACTCCAGCCAGTCGGCCCTTAGacttaaatacacttaaaaagaGGTGGCACACAAGCAGACAAGCATTCATTCAGCTCTGCCTCCTCTAAGCAGATTTACTTTTGCTCTgctgttgctgttgctgctgctgctccttcatACCCTGCTCCACTTTGCCTTGACCATGCTAAGGATGCTACCAGTCCTTCAGCTCcggatcctgctcttcctcctctggCTCTGGCATTTCACTGCAGACCACAAAGTGCAAGGTGAGTTTGGGCTGCTGTCCCTCCAACACTGCTGTGTCTGCTGTAGTactcagctgctgctgctctgtctaCAGCTCTGTCTTTCAACTGGCTGTTCTGGCTGCAGTAGAGCTGAGAGAAGGCTGGAGGGTTGGTTGATTAGTTggtcagttggttggttggttgattagttggTTGGAAAGGAGATCGAGGACTAGAAGCCTTAGATGTAATGGAATGGAGTGATGATGAGGGGGTTGAAAAGTTAAAAGTCTGTGTCTTTCATTTAGAGGTTGATGTTTTTTTGGTGGTTTTCAGTGCAGTGTCTGCTTCTTCAGCCTTCTTCAGTGCTATTCTGACAGTGAGgcagacaggtgtgtgtgtgtgtgtgtgtgtttatgtatgtatgtatattgtgtgtgtataggtgcACACCTATATCTATAGTGTCTAAATTTAGAGATGTGGAGATGAGTTAAGGGGgagaatattttagatttttttatttttgcttgagATGTGAGATGTAAAACGTAAACGAGTCAAAGGTGTCAGTCAGAGTGGTGGAAATGTGGAGACTGGAGCTGCATGAAAAAATATAAGTCTAgcataaatctttatttttttcttgtcttttttaaatgttcgttttattctttattctttactcTAAATTGTGTACCGTTATTCTTATTATGTATAATGAGAAACCAAAAATATATCAGACTTGttcattttgttttgctttttgaatTTGAATGTTAttcaattattgttattattagttcAGATTATTAGTATTTCGTCTGGCTCCTCATGTCAATGCAAGCTATTATTGaccacacacattttttttacacaagagACTGCTGTAAATCTAAAGCTAAGATGTAATTTTAGATGTTTGATTTTGGATTGTGgttatttgattaatttataaTTATGATTTTTAAAGCAGAAAAGTTTGTCAAATCTAGTGAAATCGACTGAAGGCTTATTATAATAAGTATTATAGGTTATAATGGGTTTGTCACATGCTTGCAACACAATTCTCAATTttatcataatatttaataaatacaataaagcaataaaactagagatatgaaatgaaaaaaaataataataataataattctccaCTGGCATGACCTCAGcagataaattattattttgagcTGATTACAATACATACAAATTGTGTCAGTCCTGCATATTGAATTTAGAATATTGAATTTCtcaaattgaaaaataaaaaggaGATAAAAAACAGGGAGaataagaaaaaggaaaaaaaaaaagaaaaagagaaagagccaGCCGTGCTGTAATGGTCTAGTCTGAACAGTCAGTCTGGTGAGAGTGGTGGGAGAGCCTGAGGAAGTGGAGTCTAGACTGCACATTGTTTAAATAGGTACGAGGCTGTCAGTCTGGCAGTGCCtccgtccaaaaaaaaaaaaaaaaaagagagaaaaggaaaaaagagataaaaaacgaacgacgggagagagagaaaagtgctgGAGAGAAGGGACAGCCCCGTTGAGTTTGTCTGGGTTCAGGCATGCAAGTGTAAAACAGTCGCATTACTGAGAAATCAGAcaaaatagaaagggggagggggagcgggGCAGCTTCCAGCTAATACAGGCTGCACGTGTTGTGTCTGGGTCATTGGCTTCAGACTTTAATGCGACTGGCTTtctgttttttctgctttttcccCTCCACCCCCCTCCTCCTTTCCCCCCTGTCCTGTCTTTTTTGGCTTCCCAGCTGGTAACTGCTGGCTCCAGCAAGGCAAGAACGGGAGATGCCAGGTTCTCTACATGCCTGGGATGAGCAGGGAAGAATGCTGCAGGAGTGGACGGCTCGGGACATTCTGGACCGAAGAAGACGTGCCCAACAGCACCCTGTTCAGGTGGACCATCTTCAACGGAGGAGCGCCCAACTGCATACCCTGCAAAGGTTGGCTTGGCAGGGACCCGCTCTCGAGCTCCCAGCAGATCAGGTTTAAGAATAGGTCAGCCAAGAGCAAGAGTCGAGTTAGGATCCTGAAGCGCTGACTGCGTCTCGGCGTAGTAACACTGACCTTGGATCAGGTCCCGACAGTTTGGGTCGTGTTGTATTATTAAAAAGAAGTTGAACAGAAGCTCGAGTAGAATAGAGTAGGGTGTTATCTCAGTGTGTCAATATGTcaggtagggctgggcgatatgtaTTGCGATACTAAAATATCACAATGACTAAAAATTAATACTATTAAAGATAAAGACGGATTACAAAGACGGATTTTGCTACAACGGCACTGTGCTTCATAAAGTCAATTTTAGACTTTTTAGGAGTTTTAGACCTTTTAGaccttttagacttttagacGTCACTCACATCTTTAGCTCTTTAGAGGGGTATTTCACAAAGCAGGATTGTTCAATTAGCCCAAATTTGATCAAATATTGTCCTGTTATTTCTATTAGACAGGTTAAACGTTGAACcagaaataatgaaaacaaaattGCTCAACAAGTCTTTAATTCACATTAAAGCTGAAATCTGAGACACTACGCTTGGGGGAACTAAAGCAGAAAGCAGaactaaagcagatttttttgtcGATTAGCCCAACGTTGATCAAAGATTGTCCAGTTGTTTCTGTTAGATGAGTTTAACACTGTGCTTAGTTTGGGTTAATTGTCTAAACAGAGGAATCTTTCTGTGCAAAAAATCCAAAATTTCTCACGTCATGTCTCATTTTGACCCCTTTTCGACCACCTGTGGTCATTTTTTAGAGACGTGTGACAACGTGGACTGCGGTCCCGGGAAGAAGTGCAAGATGAACCGGAGGAGCAAGCCGCGCTGCGTCTGCGCCCCAGACTGCTCCAACATCACCTGGAAGGGTCCCGTGTGCGGATCCGATGGAAAGACGTACCGGGACGAGTGCGCCCTGCTGAAGTCCAAGTGCAAAGGGCACCCAGATCTAGAGGTGCAATACCAGGGCAAATGCAAAAGTAAGTAGAGTATGGAACTCATGAGTTATTTTGAATTACATAACCATGAACCAACATGAACCAAAGGTAGTTTCTGAAATCTTTACAGTACTAATTAAAGTATTGATGGCATTTATGGAATGGAATGTCTTAAGATGGGTAAAATCATATATGTTTTAAAAGATCCAACTTCTTTCTGgaattctggaaaaacaaaataattaccCAACAAGCCTTTAATTCCAACTAAAGCTGAAATCTGAGATGCTACGCTTGGGGACAACTACTGTCAAGGCAGTCAGTCAGCGGCGTAACAAGCAATTGGTAATTGGCACGCTGCATGCAGGGGGTAAAGTGATAGCGAAACAGAAGCTCTAAGTGTTTGCCTTTGGTTTTTTTTACGCAGAGACATGCCGCGATGTGCTTTGCCCGGGCAGCTCGACGTGCGTCGTGGACCAGACAAACAACGCCTACTGCGTGACGTGCAACCGCATCTGCCCCGAGGTCACGTCGCCGGACCAGTACCTCTGCGGCAACGACGGCATCGTCTACGCCAGCGCCTGCCATCTGAGAAGGGCCACGTGCTTGCTGGGCCGATCCATCGGCGTGGCCTACGAGGGAAAATGCATCAGTGAGTGGCAAACGGGAAAACAACGTTGCATTTGTTGATCCCAGTTGAGCATGAAGTTTAGAGGGTAGACGAAGTTCAGGAAGGTTCTTGTACACAGACTTTCAAAGCGCTGGACGGGGGCGAGCGGGGAGGTGGGCTTTAGTGGCTTATTTTTCAGCTAGCAGTTTATGTGCATATGCAACCATGCCAACATTCCAAACAAATTCTGACCTTTCATACTCTCATGACAATCGTGTTTGCAATTATTATTTGCAAAGCAAAGACGTGGGTGTCTAATTGCTTCCTGATGTTGGCAGCCCTGGTCTCTCTCTTATTACAAACTGAGTGGAACTTGCCTTCCAAACTTCTACCTCCCAGGCGCTGTAATCTGACGAAAAGTAgggttgttattattgttattattgtgttaCTACTAGGAAACTTATAgtaaatatcaaaataataatagGTAGAATAAATGGGTCTACAGGATGCCGCATGGTTTGAAGGGGATAAAAGCATCTTGCTCTTGCTCTTGCTTTTTTGATACACTCATTATTAGTTATGAATTCAGATGTATTTTCTTAGAATTTGTATAGTAGTAATGTTTAGTTATATTGTATAATActataaagattaaaaaaaaagatttaaagggCTTTCTGAATCTTAAAACTCGATCAAAAAGTAAAATCAAAAAGTAAGAGAGCATTTTGTGaactgtaaattgatcatgaattgTTATTACCTCTGttttcagatatatatatatatattatacatattatacatatattttgttaggtgttatcttgtgagtgaagttaaaCACTACATGTTTTGAGTTTGAGCGTGGTCTAAAAaaaagtgggtgccagatggatgggtcGGACATTCCTAACATTTCCATTTTCAAAGTTTGAAGACATTTATTAACCATCCACAATCAGAAGTcaagtgtcacatgtgtaccatggaaagcattaccacccagagtggacagtgcagtgggtggtaatgacatATCCCACAGATGCAGAATGCAGCAGTCTTTAGCTTTTGTGGCACATGGCAAAAGCCATGGGACACGATACTGATTAATTCAGAGGGGAAAATTTTAAAAAAGGTGTCCTTTTGTCCtctttgaccttttttttttttaaacgctcTTCAATTTCCTTCAAGATCGATaattttcttgtcttgtcttgtcttttcttccaTTTCCCTGCAGAAGCCAAATCCTGCGACGACATCCAGTGCAGCGCGGGGAAGAAGTGTCTGTGGGACGTCCGGATGGGCCGGGGCCGCTGCGCCCTGTGCGAGGAGACATGTCCCGAAAGCCGCTCGGACGAGGCGGTGTGCGCCAGCGATAACACCTCGTACCCCAGCGTGTGCGCCATGAAGCAGGCCGCATGCTCTCTGGGGGTTCTCCTGGAGGTCAAGCATTCAGGATCTTGCAACTGTAAGTAACACCTAgctacaggaaaaaaaaagaaagaaaagagagaaagaaaaacaaaacaaataacaaaaagacaatCCAGTGCTACCGCTACCACCACCACCCCAACCCCTACCAAACCTCCACCCAAACTCCACCACCAGTACACACCACCCCTGCATCTTCCctcgctcgctctcgctctcCCGCTCTTTCTTTCTTCATACAAAGTGATTTGGGAAATGTTTTGggaaaacacaaattaaatacaCAGTTCAGTTGACCAGGAAGAGACAAGCTGTGTGAATAGATAACTCTCATGTAAACACACTACAAAAATAAGGACttttaatggatttttttggCTCATTACTTTTCATACTTTTTCAACATACTAATTTATGCATTATTCTGCATTTAACTAACAAGCAGCAGCTCCAAACACTTTGAACAcgcctaatttttttttatttgaatcctAGTTGAGAATATTCGTCATTTTGTCATTTTACCCGAAGCAGGCTgccttctttttttgtgtttcacTAATTTTTGTCGTGTTTAATCAATATCAAGCTTGAGACATACGGTATATTATCATCATCACATCACTACAGCTTGTAAATCCCATGTTCACATTGCTAATTTCATGAGAATCGTGATAATCAtgtcattttttattcttttggaaaaaaaattgtatgGTTTGTATTAATTGTTTTGTTCGCTTCGGCTGTACTCAATCattttaatccaaaaaaaaatgcACTACGTCTCCACGACAACTCTGCATAACTCCAACTGCCAATCTGTGTGAGAATCAGAGTCAGAAAACATTAGCATCTAAGGTGATTGTAACATTGGTGCCAGTTATGTATAATAGGTTATGtattatataaactaaaaaaaaaaagaagaaaaaaaaaaacctacctgTTCATACGAATACAAATATGGCTAAAAATGCCACTAACTACATTCCAGTTCTAATTTTAGTTGTAGTTCCAGTTTAAATGGCAAACAAAtctggaaataataataatactaataataataataattagcttGACCTTCGTACCTTAGTTCTAATCATAGGGCCCTCTACATTACACTACAGTAGCATTAATAATGAAGTAATACTCGTATACTAATACTCgtataatgctaataataatattaatattaatgaggGAGGCTCCTGCACTAGGTGCTTGGATcccttaataatattattatataataataacaatgcaaataacatttaataacagtTCTTCCAAGGGACCAACTTTATAATCACCTCATGGAATGAAACTAGaattagactaaaactagcaTTTTACAGGATTTTTCAGGACAAGAGATAATAAAGAGATATTTACTGCTACTAGAGCTCCTAAAGTTTTGCAGGTTTGCTGTgaatgtgttatatatatataaatataaatatatgtcttATCTCGTTAGCGTTATTGCATATGGATAATAAGGGACTGGCCATTTCTTTCCGTTGCGATCTCTCCAACTCtgtgcatttttttgtttataattctAATTTTCCCGATTTAAACGTTTCTGTAGAAGAATAtacctcaaaaaaataaaactgccaTCTCTTATGACCGCTCTGCTAAGGTCAGCTTAGGACACGGGACGCCGCCGTCCTAGCCAAGTAGCAGCAACTGAAAGAAACTGTTTGTGAGAAAATAATGGATTTTTAGATGgaaatcagttaaaaaaaaaaaaaaaaaaaagagccgaTCCTAAAACACacgagcacttttttttttgtcctctttcAGGAATCTGCGAAATTAGACCTGAGCCATTGAACCCTCCGATCACCCTCTCTTGTCACAGTACTGACTTTCTTGATTATGTAAAGCTTGTTGCATaattggggtggggtggggtggggtggaggGGACAGAGTGCATTGCCGCTGCCAAATCTGTCTAAAACACAAAGCTAGATTGTGGCATTCACAGAAAGAAGGCtgaggaaagaaaaggaaagaaagaaagaaaacaaaaaaagagactaAGACAAACAATCACTTAGCTTCTGCGCTGTTGTGGTCTTTATTCATACAACAGCTACCATGTATTCTCCCATATAGCCATCACGGAGGACCAGGAGGAGGACGATGATGAAGAAGACCAGGACTACATGGCTTATATCCATTTATCGCCAATACTGGACGGATAAACTGCCAACAAAACCCCAACAAAATCCCAGTGGAAACAGtcctgtgggggggggggggggggggggaggaaaCATGTCCACACTGTACAAATGTGTATGCTAATttatttttcaaagaaaaaaaaaggaagtatACATATAGTTCAGTCTGATAGATGtttatttatacagtgtttttttttcctcgtttcgttttataatttatacatttacgATGTCTGACTTACTCTCTGTCTCTATCATGTTATTTTTTGtgttcacttgtttttttttttgtctttttttattattattattatgaagaaGAAGTATATTTGTCCAAAGagaagcagtgttatttattgtgaggtaaaagaaaaaaaatgaatgaaaagataaaaaaaaaaaaataaaggaagaaGAGTAATAAGACGCTACCATGTAAAGTGTAAGTCTTCGGCAAGCTGTAAATTGCATTCCCTGAGCTGTATAAATCTGCTTATCGCTGTCCATTCTATATCAcagatgttttattatttcacaCTTAAAACTGCATGTTtgcctgtgtgtttatttattgggggagaaaaaaaaaaaatctatcactCTTTAAAATGTACATAACCTATCTCTGGTTTCTGTTTATTCTTCACTGTAACTGACCAAAGGGATTTTCTCAATGGTTCTTCGACGTTTTCGCTGTACAGcgcagcatgctaatgctaatctctgAACATGAGCCATTTCTCAACAcagaaagtttttttattattattattattattattattattattattataattatactgatttgtttatttgagATGTTTATTTCAGCTTTTGCCGTTGTTCACTGTTTCAGCAGTTTCATGTACTCAGCTGTAGAGCAGAAATCAACTATGGGTGATACTtgattgtcaaaaaaaaaaaaaagaacacgtGCCATTAACATGTCTatgctatttttatttctttttgttttgccaATGCTCTTTTGTTTCTGCTCCGTACTGCTTTCTCCAAGATCACGTGATACAGGATCGAGTATCGTTATATCAAGCGTTCTCGTTTtctttgctttctttgcattgctTTCGaaatgcaattttttattttcagacatcaCAAGATGAATACAAGATTcagttataaatatatagttttgtatttttttaatgtaaatgtcaTATGTATATACAAAGTTTGATGGTATTTGTACAGATATGAAGagtgaaacaataaaataaaaaaggaaatacatcTACTGTCATCCTAGCTTGTTTTTGGACTTTTCTTTTTAGCTGTTGTGGGTTTTCTTACAGTATTCACACCAATAATGGCAAACCACTGTTTTcaaactctacaatacagagttatatTAACACAAATGCAGCTTAAAACATTACTGTGTGAAACAGAAGCCTTAATCATGTCTAGAAGAGTCTTTCCTGGTCTGGGAGTCTTCTGGGATGGATAATCTGAATAATCTGAATATGTACATTGGAATAATGTCACAGAAATGACTGCATCATAAGGAGTCTCATCCAAGTATTTTAAACATAGATATGGTGGACTTAGGAAAGCAGTGAGGTTACCAACTAAACTACACTACTCACTAAGAGTTgtgggggggctggagcctatcccagcctgCATCGGGggggaaggcaggatacaccctggacaggctgccaatccatcgcagtaAACTACACTACAAAAACTGCAAAATAATAATCCTGAATTGCACAATTTAGCACTGTGCATTaatcaacaacaaaacaaaagccCATATTTGGTCAGTTTCTGTCAATGTTACTGTTGCAGAGTAAAATCACTGCTGTAGAGACAGTGAGAATCTACTGcatgtaaaatgcaaaaaaaaaaaaaaaaaaaacatatttcttacatttatgtTGACTTTGGTTTGATTTCAGACAGTATGATCTCAAAACATCCATGGCTTTATTTCaggtctgcaacacattccaaaaaacttGAGAGGGGCaatttaaagaagaactctggtgtaaaattgacttctTGTGCAGTAAAGCAtgacaaaaagtacttacctttgatgaatagcacacctccgttctcccacagcgttccgagatccagaattttaacagtttgtccaaacagccttcagactgggtgacaaggGGCGTAATTttcccgataaatcactttttccactgttatccagctcaaagtagctccacacctccttgctagaatctg from Astyanax mexicanus isolate ESR-SI-001 chromosome 22, AstMex3_surface, whole genome shotgun sequence includes:
- the fsta gene encoding follistatin-A isoform X2, which codes for MLRMLPVLQLRILLFLLWLWHFTADHKVQAGNCWLQQGKNGRCQVLYMPGMSREECCRSGRLGTFWTEEDVPNSTLFRWTIFNGGAPNCIPCKETCDNVDCGPGKKCKMNRRSKPRCVCAPDCSNITWKGPVCGSDGKTYRDECALLKSKCKGHPDLEVQYQGKCKKTCRDVLCPGSSTCVVDQTNNAYCVTCNRICPEVTSPDQYLCGNDGIVYASACHLRRATCLLGRSIGVAYEGKCIKAKSCDDIQCSAGKKCLWDVRMGRGRCALCEETCPESRSDEAVCASDNTSYPSVCAMKQAACSLGVLLEVKHSGSCN
- the fsta gene encoding follistatin-A isoform X1, with amino-acid sequence MLRMLPVLQLRILLFLLWLWHFTADHKVQAGNCWLQQGKNGRCQVLYMPGMSREECCRSGRLGTFWTEEDVPNSTLFRWTIFNGGAPNCIPCKETCDNVDCGPGKKCKMNRRSKPRCVCAPDCSNITWKGPVCGSDGKTYRDECALLKSKCKGHPDLEVQYQGKCKKTCRDVLCPGSSTCVVDQTNNAYCVTCNRICPEVTSPDQYLCGNDGIVYASACHLRRATCLLGRSIGVAYEGKCIKAKSCDDIQCSAGKKCLWDVRMGRGRCALCEETCPESRSDEAVCASDNTSYPSVCAMKQAACSLGVLLEVKHSGSCNSITEDQEEDDDEEDQDYMAYIHLSPILDG